Proteins found in one Micromonospora sp. WMMD1082 genomic segment:
- a CDS encoding IS4 family transposase, protein MEQSAITSTITVAAGRFAPGHLGELTQQVPFEMVDAVLAEAGGVQSRVRDLPSRVVVYLLLAAGLFAEVGYRQVWARLVAGLDGLTVALPTSSALSQARRRVGDKPLVALFRLLSGPPAGAARWRGLLVCAIDGTSMFVPDTTANLRVYPRQAGSHGGSGYPMLRLVAVVACGTRAVIDAVFAPISIGELGCAGRLLSCLRPGMLLLADRGFAARQMIEQFAGTGADLLIRDKDDRRLPVIRRHRDGSWLSVIGAMTVRVVDAEIVVSMNGKRHVGRYRLITTLTDQRRFPALDLVTLYHQRWEIETAYLELKSTLLGGRVLRARTPNGVNQEVYALLAAYQAVRLAMADATASQPTTSPDRASFTIALHAARDQIIHAAGVIAETTIDLVGAIGRAVLADPLPPRRTRVSPHVVKRAISKHRAKGTIDRTNYQATININILATAGLTTGPEP, encoded by the coding sequence TTGGAACAGTCTGCCATCACGTCCACGATCACGGTGGCTGCGGGGCGGTTCGCGCCGGGTCATCTGGGTGAGTTGACGCAGCAGGTGCCGTTCGAGATGGTCGATGCGGTGCTGGCCGAGGCCGGTGGTGTGCAGTCGCGGGTGCGGGATCTGCCGTCGCGGGTGGTGGTGTATCTGCTGCTCGCGGCGGGGTTGTTCGCTGAGGTCGGTTACCGGCAGGTGTGGGCTCGGTTGGTTGCCGGGCTGGACGGGTTGACAGTGGCGCTGCCGACGTCCTCGGCGCTGTCGCAGGCTCGCCGGCGGGTCGGGGACAAGCCTCTGGTGGCGTTGTTCCGGCTGCTGTCGGGTCCGCCGGCGGGGGCCGCCCGGTGGCGGGGTCTGCTGGTGTGCGCGATCGACGGCACCAGCATGTTCGTGCCCGACACTACGGCGAACTTGAGGGTCTATCCGCGTCAGGCGGGCAGCCACGGTGGGTCGGGGTATCCGATGCTGCGGCTGGTCGCCGTCGTGGCGTGCGGCACTCGCGCTGTCATCGACGCCGTGTTCGCGCCGATCAGCATCGGTGAACTGGGCTGCGCCGGCCGGCTGCTGAGCTGCCTGCGCCCAGGAATGCTGCTGCTGGCCGATCGTGGGTTCGCCGCCCGTCAGATGATCGAACAGTTCGCCGGCACCGGCGCTGACCTGCTCATCCGCGACAAGGACGACCGGCGGCTGCCCGTCATCCGCCGCCATCGCGACGGGTCCTGGCTGTCTGTCATCGGCGCGATGACGGTCCGGGTCGTTGACGCCGAGATCGTCGTGAGCATGAACGGTAAACGCCACGTCGGCCGGTACCGGTTGATCACCACCCTCACCGACCAGCGCCGCTTCCCCGCCCTGGATCTGGTCACCCTCTACCACCAACGCTGGGAGATCGAGACGGCGTACCTGGAGCTGAAGTCCACCCTGCTGGGCGGACGGGTCCTGCGGGCACGGACCCCGAACGGGGTAAACCAGGAGGTCTACGCCCTACTGGCCGCCTACCAGGCGGTCCGGCTGGCGATGGCTGACGCCACCGCCAGCCAACCCACGACCAGCCCCGACCGGGCCAGCTTCACCATCGCGCTGCACGCCGCCCGCGACCAGATCATCCACGCCGCAGGTGTCATCGCCGAGACCACCATCGACCTCGTCGGCGCCATCGGCCGCGCAGTCCTGGCCGACCCACTGCCCCCACGCCGCACCCGAGTCAGCCCTCACGTGGTCAAACGAGCAATCTCCAAACACCGCGCCAAAGGCACCATCGACCGCACCAACTACCAAGCCACGATCAACATCAACATCCTCGCCACAGCAGGGTTGACGACCGGCCCAGAACCCTAA
- a CDS encoding universal stress protein, with translation MDAPVLVGVGPQDALPVARLAARVAAAHGRRLHLLHAFNWADLEAPAVSGSRADAEQLISQATAAVNENEPGVPVTTEIAEGAAVANLVRRSATAFLVAVGDGGMAHCERCIPADSPAVQVAARAECPVLVVRREPPPSGPVLVGVDGSASAEVALGWALACADAHRSRLLAVWVVDSDAMIEEATERLGDLVSRHRAGRPDVAVECHVIRGEPGDVLVDQSRSAQLVVVAARGDEPLRGMLGAVSQALLYHAPSPVIVIRGVTGPPDRDRS, from the coding sequence ATGGACGCGCCGGTGCTCGTCGGCGTCGGTCCGCAGGACGCCCTGCCGGTGGCCCGGCTCGCCGCCCGGGTGGCCGCCGCCCACGGACGCCGGCTGCACCTGCTGCACGCCTTCAACTGGGCCGATCTGGAGGCGCCGGCGGTCTCCGGATCCCGGGCCGACGCCGAGCAGCTGATCTCACAGGCCACCGCGGCGGTCAACGAGAACGAACCGGGCGTGCCGGTCACCACCGAGATCGCCGAGGGCGCGGCGGTGGCGAACCTCGTCCGCAGGTCGGCGACGGCCTTCCTGGTGGCCGTCGGCGACGGCGGCATGGCGCACTGCGAGCGGTGCATCCCGGCCGACAGCCCGGCCGTGCAGGTGGCCGCCCGCGCCGAGTGCCCGGTGCTGGTCGTCCGGCGGGAACCGCCGCCGTCGGGCCCGGTGCTGGTCGGAGTGGACGGATCGGCGTCCGCCGAGGTCGCGCTCGGCTGGGCGCTCGCCTGCGCCGACGCGCACCGCTCGCGGCTGCTGGCGGTGTGGGTGGTCGACTCCGACGCGATGATCGAGGAGGCCACCGAGCGACTCGGCGACCTGGTGTCCCGCCACCGGGCCGGCCGTCCCGACGTCGCGGTGGAGTGCCACGTCATCCGGGGCGAACCCGGTGACGTGCTGGTCGACCAGTCCCGCTCGGCGCAGTTGGTGGTGGTCGCCGCGCGGGGCGACGAGCCGCTGCGCGGCATGCTCGGTGCGGTCAGCCAGGCACTGCTCTACCACGCCCCCTCCCCGGTGATCGTCATCCGCGGCGTGACCGGCCCACCGGACCGCGACAGGTCGTGA
- a CDS encoding universal stress protein, translated as MSEGQRVDSGRSGAEILVGYDGSPDAAAALEWALDQARRDGRPVRLAYVFEWLTVAGWVGPGMTPGMWPDEKARRQVEELVVKAAADAAATHPDLTVRGEVLDGPPAVMLEDGSARAGLLVLGSRGQGGFAGLLAGSTAVAVTAHAHCPVVVVRNRSAEGARAGHVAVGVDGSEHSLLALGFAVEQAALRRVPLHVVRAWQPRRDQWSLLAEQARDAVAAEHAAEVEESVRRWRDSFPEVEITVETAAAAPAGLLIDASRNAQLVVVGTRGLGGLRGMLLGSVSQQLIQHAHCPVAVVRER; from the coding sequence GTGAGCGAGGGTCAACGAGTGGATTCCGGCCGGAGCGGCGCGGAGATCCTGGTGGGCTACGACGGCTCGCCGGATGCGGCAGCGGCGCTGGAGTGGGCGCTGGATCAGGCGCGACGGGACGGCCGGCCGGTCCGGCTGGCGTACGTCTTCGAATGGCTGACCGTGGCCGGCTGGGTCGGCCCGGGCATGACGCCCGGGATGTGGCCCGACGAGAAGGCCCGGCGGCAGGTCGAGGAACTGGTCGTCAAGGCGGCGGCCGACGCCGCGGCCACGCACCCCGACCTGACCGTACGCGGGGAGGTGCTGGACGGCCCGCCGGCCGTGATGCTGGAGGATGGCTCGGCGCGGGCCGGCCTGCTGGTGCTGGGCAGCCGTGGACAGGGCGGCTTCGCCGGCCTGCTCGCCGGCTCGACCGCCGTCGCCGTCACCGCGCATGCCCACTGCCCGGTGGTGGTGGTCCGCAACCGGTCGGCCGAGGGTGCCCGGGCCGGGCACGTGGCGGTCGGCGTGGACGGCTCGGAGCACTCGCTGCTGGCCCTCGGCTTCGCGGTCGAGCAGGCGGCGCTGCGCCGGGTACCGCTGCACGTGGTGCGGGCCTGGCAGCCCCGGCGCGACCAGTGGAGCCTCCTCGCCGAGCAGGCCCGCGACGCGGTGGCCGCCGAGCACGCCGCCGAGGTGGAGGAGTCCGTGCGCCGCTGGCGGGACAGCTTCCCCGAGGTCGAGATAACCGTCGAGACGGCCGCCGCCGCCCCCGCCGGCCTGCTGATCGACGCCAGCCGTAACGCGCAGTTGGTCGTCGTCGGCACCCGGGGGCTCGGTGGGCTGCGGGGCATGCTGCTCGGCTCGGTCAGCCAGCAGCTCATCCAGCACGCGCACTGCCCGGTGGCGGTCGTCCGGGAACGCTGA
- a CDS encoding VOC family protein: MRIDLVALIVNDYDPAIEFFTGVLGFDLVEDAPSLTNDGRPKRWVVVRPPGAQSGILLARADGDRQRATVGDQAAGRVGFFLRVDDFDASYARMVEAGVTFVREPRTEPYGRVAVFLDIAGNRWDLLG, from the coding sequence GTGCGGATCGACCTGGTTGCTCTGATCGTCAACGACTACGACCCCGCGATCGAGTTCTTCACCGGCGTGCTGGGCTTCGACCTCGTGGAGGACGCACCCTCGCTGACGAACGACGGGCGACCCAAGCGGTGGGTCGTGGTGCGGCCGCCCGGCGCGCAGAGCGGAATCCTGCTCGCCCGTGCGGACGGGGACCGCCAACGCGCGACGGTGGGTGACCAGGCCGCAGGGCGGGTCGGCTTCTTCCTCCGGGTCGATGACTTCGATGCCTCGTACGCGCGGATGGTCGAAGCCGGGGTCACCTTCGTCCGGGAGCCACGCACCGAGCCGTACGGCCGCGTCGCGGTCTTCCTCGACATCGCCGGCAACCGCTGGGACCTGCTCGGCTGA
- a CDS encoding phosphoketolase family protein codes for MDTAVDLQSTLTADELGRLDAYWRAANYLTVGQIYLLGNPLLREPLAPEHVKPRLLGHWGTSPGLNLIYAHLNRVILARDLSAIYITGPGHGGPALVANTWLEGTWSERYHGIGRDEAGMAQLFRQFSFPGGIPSHVAAEVPGSIHEGGELGYALSHAYGAAFDNPDLLVACVIGDGEAETGPLAGSWLSNVFLNPARDGAVLPILHLNGYKIANPTVLDRIPESDLLDLMRGYGYQPYVVAGDEPAAVHQALAATLDRALDEIAAIQRRARSGATVERPRWPMIVLRTPKGWTGPREVDGKQVEGTYHAHQVPLSGVRSNPSHLAELERWLRSYRPEELFDATGAPVAEVAALSPTGDRRMGANPVTNGGEVLRDLVLPDFRDYAVDVPRPGATVTGATGELGKWVRDVIAANPQTFRLFGPDEVASNRLQAAFEVTGRAWMARTVPGDDHLSPDGRVMEVLSEHQCQGWLEGYLLTGRHGIFTSYEAFIHIVDSMVNQHAKWLKVTRDIPWRLPVASLNYLLSSHVWRQDHNGFSHQDPGFIDHVMNKKAEVVRVYLPPDANSLLSTMDHCLRSRHYINVVVAGKQAAPNWLSMDEAVAHCRRGVGIWDWASTDDGSEPDVVLACAGDVPTLETLAAADLLRRHLPELKVRVINVVDLMRLQPATEHPHGLPDSEFDTLFTQDKPIIFAYHGYPWLIHRLTYRRTNHDNLHVRGYKEEGTTTTPFDMVMLNDLDRFHLVIDVIDRVPGLAARAAHLRQEMTDARQSARDYTRRYGEDDPRVAEWRWVRETDQTNP; via the coding sequence ATGGACACCGCCGTAGACCTGCAGAGCACCCTGACCGCTGACGAACTGGGCCGGCTGGACGCCTACTGGCGGGCGGCGAACTACCTCACCGTCGGGCAGATCTACCTGCTGGGCAATCCCCTGTTGCGCGAACCGCTGGCCCCCGAGCACGTCAAGCCTCGCCTGCTCGGGCACTGGGGCACCTCCCCCGGCCTGAACCTGATCTACGCCCACCTGAACCGGGTCATCCTCGCCCGCGACCTGTCGGCCATCTACATCACCGGTCCGGGGCACGGCGGCCCGGCGCTGGTGGCGAACACCTGGCTGGAGGGCACCTGGAGCGAGCGCTACCACGGCATCGGCCGCGACGAGGCGGGCATGGCCCAGCTGTTCCGCCAGTTCTCCTTCCCCGGCGGCATCCCGAGCCATGTGGCGGCGGAGGTGCCGGGCTCGATCCACGAGGGCGGCGAGCTGGGGTACGCGCTCAGTCACGCGTACGGCGCCGCCTTCGACAACCCGGACCTGCTGGTCGCCTGCGTCATCGGCGACGGCGAGGCGGAGACCGGGCCGTTGGCCGGCAGCTGGTTGTCCAACGTCTTCCTCAATCCGGCCCGGGACGGGGCGGTGCTGCCCATCCTGCACCTCAACGGATACAAGATCGCCAATCCGACCGTGCTGGACCGGATCCCCGAGTCCGACCTGCTCGACCTGATGCGGGGCTACGGCTACCAGCCGTACGTGGTGGCCGGCGACGAACCCGCCGCGGTGCACCAGGCCCTCGCGGCCACCCTGGACCGGGCGCTCGACGAGATCGCCGCGATCCAGCGCCGGGCCCGCTCCGGCGCGACCGTCGAGCGTCCCCGCTGGCCGATGATCGTGCTGCGTACGCCGAAGGGCTGGACCGGCCCGCGCGAGGTCGACGGCAAGCAGGTCGAGGGGACGTACCACGCCCACCAGGTGCCGCTGTCCGGCGTGCGCAGCAACCCGTCGCACCTGGCCGAGCTGGAGCGCTGGCTGCGCAGCTACCGGCCGGAGGAGTTGTTCGACGCCACCGGCGCCCCGGTCGCCGAGGTGGCCGCGCTGTCGCCCACCGGCGACCGGCGGATGGGCGCCAACCCGGTCACCAACGGCGGGGAGGTACTGCGCGACCTGGTCCTGCCGGACTTCCGCGACTACGCCGTCGACGTGCCGCGGCCCGGCGCGACGGTCACCGGCGCCACCGGCGAGCTGGGCAAGTGGGTCCGCGACGTGATCGCCGCCAACCCGCAGACCTTCCGTCTCTTCGGCCCGGACGAGGTCGCCTCCAACCGGCTCCAGGCGGCCTTCGAGGTCACCGGCCGGGCCTGGATGGCCCGCACGGTGCCCGGCGACGACCACCTCTCCCCCGACGGGCGGGTGATGGAGGTCCTCTCCGAGCACCAGTGCCAGGGCTGGCTGGAGGGCTACCTGCTGACCGGCCGGCACGGCATCTTCACCAGCTACGAGGCGTTCATCCACATCGTCGACTCGATGGTCAACCAGCACGCCAAGTGGCTGAAGGTCACCCGGGACATCCCCTGGCGGCTGCCCGTCGCATCGCTGAACTACCTGCTCTCCAGCCATGTCTGGCGGCAGGACCACAACGGCTTCTCGCACCAGGATCCGGGCTTCATCGACCACGTGATGAACAAGAAGGCCGAGGTGGTCCGGGTCTACCTGCCGCCGGACGCCAACAGCCTGCTCTCCACCATGGACCACTGCCTGCGCAGCCGGCACTACATCAACGTGGTGGTGGCCGGCAAGCAGGCCGCGCCCAACTGGCTGAGCATGGACGAGGCCGTCGCGCACTGCCGGCGCGGGGTGGGCATCTGGGACTGGGCCAGCACCGACGACGGCAGCGAGCCCGACGTCGTGCTCGCCTGCGCCGGGGACGTACCGACGCTGGAGACCCTCGCCGCGGCGGACCTGCTGCGCCGGCACCTGCCCGAGCTGAAGGTACGGGTGATCAACGTGGTCGACCTGATGCGGCTCCAACCGGCGACCGAGCACCCGCACGGCCTGCCGGACTCCGAGTTCGACACGCTGTTCACGCAGGACAAGCCGATCATCTTCGCGTACCACGGCTACCCGTGGCTGATCCACCGGCTCACCTACCGGCGCACCAACCACGACAACCTCCACGTTCGTGGGTACAAGGAGGAGGGCACCACCACCACACCGTTCGACATGGTCATGCTCAACGACCTGGACCGCTTCCACCTCGTGATCGACGTGATCGACCGGGTGCCGGGGCTCGCCGCCCGCGCCGCACACCTACGGCAGGAGATGACCGACGCCCGCCAGTCGGCCCGCGACTACACCCGCCGGTACGGCGAGGACGATCCCCGGGTGGCCGAGTGGCGCTGGGTCCGCGAGACCGACCAGACCAACCCCTGA
- a CDS encoding Clp protease N-terminal domain-containing protein, with protein sequence MFERFTDRARAVVRRARDEARVEGQRPVGTEHLLLAILADGDGLAVRVLRDAGVTADDLRERIRRHTETGGSGLAEADAAALREIGIDLAAIVARIEESFGPDALREAMPAPRRRWGRRRQVGGPFSARAKKVLELSLREALRLRHRHIGTEHILLGLLREGNGLAALVLTEAGVDLPATRRQVETALRTPA encoded by the coding sequence ATGTTCGAACGATTCACCGACCGTGCCCGTGCGGTGGTGCGGCGGGCGCGCGACGAGGCCCGTGTCGAGGGCCAGCGGCCGGTCGGCACCGAGCACCTGCTGCTCGCCATCCTCGCCGACGGTGACGGTCTGGCCGTGCGGGTGCTCCGCGACGCCGGTGTCACCGCCGACGACCTGCGCGAGCGCATCCGTCGGCACACCGAGACCGGCGGCAGTGGCCTGGCCGAGGCCGACGCCGCCGCACTACGCGAGATCGGCATCGACCTGGCCGCCATCGTGGCCCGGATCGAGGAGTCGTTCGGCCCCGATGCGCTGCGCGAGGCCATGCCGGCGCCGCGCCGCCGCTGGGGCCGGCGACGGCAGGTGGGCGGCCCGTTCTCCGCTCGGGCGAAGAAGGTGCTGGAGCTGTCGCTGCGCGAGGCGCTGCGGCTGCGCCACCGCCACATCGGCACCGAGCACATCCTGCTCGGCCTGCTGCGCGAGGGCAACGGCCTCGCCGCGCTGGTCCTCACCGAAGCCGGCGTAGACCTGCCCGCCACCCGCCGCCAAGTAGAAACCGCCCTCCGCACCCCCGCCTAA
- a CDS encoding VOC family protein, producing MTSFISHTSVDCADAYTLCRWWQAVLDYVEDPDDPNEPGHEECMILSRDRTHRLLFIEVPESKQVKNPIHLDLRPVEGSRDAELARLIELGATTVDDRRNADGTGWVVLADPEGNEFCILRSTAEVAAGPT from the coding sequence GTGACGTCCTTTATCTCTCATACCAGCGTCGACTGCGCCGATGCGTACACCCTGTGCCGCTGGTGGCAGGCCGTCCTCGACTACGTCGAGGACCCTGATGATCCGAACGAGCCGGGGCACGAGGAATGCATGATCTTGTCTCGGGACCGGACGCATCGACTGCTCTTCATCGAGGTGCCGGAGTCGAAGCAGGTCAAGAACCCAATCCACTTGGACCTGCGTCCGGTCGAAGGCTCGCGCGACGCCGAGTTGGCCCGACTGATCGAGCTGGGTGCGACCACCGTCGACGACCGGCGCAACGCAGATGGAACCGGTTGGGTAGTGCTCGCCGATCCGGAGGGGAACGAGTTCTGCATCCTCCGGAGCACCGCCGAGGTCGCCGCCGGGCCAACCTGA
- a CDS encoding GAF domain-containing sensor histidine kinase gives MSPLSRVHLDELLQEMLDRVGEVVTSRERLRALLDAVVGIGTDLDLRSTLRRIVQSACDLAGARYGALGVIGPDRMLHDFVTHGISPELHAKIGDLPHGRGVLGLLIDDPKPLRMPDITQHPQSYGFPPHHPPMHTFLGVPVRIRDQVFGNLYLAEKQGGAQFTDDDEEIVVALAAAAGVAIENARLYALAHRRERWLAATAEITSLLLGEVRRTDALTLVARRAREVAQAELALVLLYDDEAEHFTVEVVDGAGTQARALVGTVLPTVDTSFAGPVAQGRHDLVDDLAHAAPWPAVLHTGPAVISPLATADTLHGVLVIAHAADHGGVTDDDVTLLGSFAGQAALAMERARGQEEREQLVVLEDRERIARDLHDVVIQRLFATGLQLQSAVPVATRPEVAKRINAAVDDLDTTIKDIRRTIFELRTPMSAALRTEIRDAVEAAAESLGFRPRLELTGPVDSAVPDEIRPDLAAVLREALSNAVRHAEASAVSVAVTVDATRLTLVVTDDGVGCDPATARGGLVNLRERAERHGGTFEVRPVTPHGTELHWSVPLRD, from the coding sequence CTGAGCCCGCTGTCCCGAGTCCACCTGGACGAACTGCTCCAGGAGATGCTGGACCGCGTCGGTGAGGTGGTCACCAGCCGGGAACGGCTGCGGGCACTGCTCGACGCGGTCGTCGGCATCGGCACCGACCTGGATCTGCGCAGCACCCTGCGACGGATCGTGCAGTCGGCCTGTGATCTGGCCGGCGCCCGCTACGGCGCGCTCGGCGTGATCGGCCCGGACCGCATGCTGCACGACTTCGTCACCCACGGCATCTCCCCCGAACTGCACGCGAAGATCGGTGACCTGCCGCACGGCCGGGGCGTGCTCGGCCTGCTGATCGACGACCCGAAGCCGCTGCGGATGCCGGACATCACCCAGCACCCGCAGTCCTACGGCTTCCCGCCGCACCACCCACCGATGCACACCTTCCTCGGCGTGCCGGTACGCATCCGCGACCAGGTCTTCGGCAACCTCTACCTCGCCGAGAAGCAGGGCGGCGCCCAGTTCACCGACGACGACGAGGAGATCGTCGTGGCGCTCGCGGCGGCGGCCGGCGTGGCGATCGAGAACGCCCGGCTCTACGCGCTGGCCCACCGGCGGGAGCGCTGGCTCGCCGCCACCGCCGAGATCACCTCGCTGCTGCTCGGCGAGGTACGCCGTACCGACGCGCTGACCCTGGTGGCGCGCCGCGCCCGGGAGGTCGCCCAGGCCGAGCTGGCCCTCGTACTGCTCTACGACGACGAGGCGGAGCACTTCACGGTGGAGGTCGTCGACGGCGCCGGCACCCAGGCCCGCGCGCTGGTCGGCACGGTGCTACCGACCGTGGACACCAGCTTCGCCGGCCCGGTGGCCCAGGGCCGGCACGACCTGGTCGACGACCTGGCCCACGCCGCGCCCTGGCCGGCGGTGCTGCACACCGGGCCGGCGGTGATCTCCCCGCTGGCCACCGCCGACACGCTGCACGGCGTGCTGGTGATCGCGCACGCCGCCGACCACGGCGGCGTCACCGACGACGACGTGACCCTGCTGGGCAGCTTCGCCGGGCAGGCCGCGTTGGCCATGGAACGCGCCCGTGGCCAGGAGGAACGGGAGCAGCTGGTGGTCCTGGAGGATCGCGAGCGGATCGCCCGGGACCTGCACGACGTGGTCATCCAGCGGCTGTTCGCCACCGGCCTGCAACTGCAGAGCGCGGTGCCGGTGGCCACCCGGCCGGAGGTGGCCAAGCGGATCAACGCTGCGGTCGACGACCTGGACACCACCATCAAGGACATCCGCCGCACCATCTTCGAGCTGCGCACCCCGATGAGCGCGGCGCTGCGCACCGAGATCCGCGACGCGGTGGAGGCGGCCGCGGAGTCGCTGGGCTTCCGGCCGAGGCTGGAGCTGACCGGGCCGGTCGACAGCGCCGTGCCCGACGAGATCCGTCCCGACCTCGCCGCCGTGCTCCGCGAGGCGCTGTCCAACGCGGTACGCCACGCCGAGGCGTCGGCCGTGTCGGTGGCCGTGACCGTCGACGCCACCCGGCTCACCCTGGTCGTCACCGACGACGGGGTGGGGTGCGACCCGGCCACCGCCCGGGGCGGGCTGGTGAACCTGCGCGAGCGTGCCGAGCGCCACGGCGGCACCTTCGAGGTACGCCCCGTCACGCCGCACGGCACCGAGCTGCACTGGTCCGTCCCGCTGCGGGACTGA
- a CDS encoding nitroreductase, which yields MGRDGKVVRMSHQSPATHRPLTTALAEAAAMAGHAPSVHNSQPWRWRVLPDALELRVVRDPRLAATDPEGELITLSCGVALHHARLALAAEGWAATVRRLPDPAEADLLARLTDPQPAGADPDAMRMVQCMQVRHTDRRPVSDEPVPGDALNAIASAAGGEGGRLEILDRDQVLQLAAAASHAATVEAEDSRLREELEYWTSRAGGTGLTPEVLPEQPAQTTVPGRDFGRPGTLPVGPGHDQSASYAVLYGDEDEPVDWLRAGEALSAAWLVATRLGVSVVPLSGVVEVPATRQTLRQALAGLGHPYLVLRLGVADPAHTGPPHTPRLPREQVVDTSAVAGDAA from the coding sequence ATGGGCAGAGATGGAAAGGTCGTGAGGATGAGCCACCAGTCGCCGGCTACGCACCGCCCGCTGACCACCGCCCTCGCGGAGGCCGCCGCGATGGCCGGCCACGCGCCGTCGGTGCACAACAGCCAGCCGTGGCGCTGGCGGGTGCTCCCCGACGCGCTGGAGCTGCGGGTGGTGCGCGACCCCCGGTTGGCCGCCACGGACCCGGAGGGAGAGCTGATCACCCTCAGCTGCGGCGTGGCGCTGCACCACGCCCGCCTGGCGCTGGCCGCCGAGGGTTGGGCGGCGACGGTCCGGCGGCTGCCCGACCCGGCCGAGGCGGACCTGCTCGCCCGACTGACCGACCCCCAGCCCGCCGGTGCCGATCCGGACGCGATGCGGATGGTGCAGTGCATGCAGGTGCGGCACACCGACCGGCGGCCGGTCAGCGACGAGCCGGTTCCGGGCGACGCGCTGAACGCCATCGCGTCGGCAGCCGGCGGAGAGGGCGGCCGTCTGGAGATCCTCGACCGCGACCAGGTCCTCCAGCTGGCGGCCGCCGCCTCGCACGCCGCCACGGTGGAGGCGGAGGATTCGCGGTTGCGCGAGGAGCTGGAGTACTGGACGAGTCGCGCGGGCGGCACCGGGCTCACCCCGGAGGTGCTGCCGGAGCAGCCCGCACAGACCACCGTGCCGGGCCGGGACTTCGGCCGCCCCGGCACCCTGCCGGTCGGGCCGGGGCACGACCAGTCGGCGTCGTACGCGGTGCTCTACGGCGACGAGGACGAGCCGGTCGACTGGCTGCGCGCCGGTGAGGCGTTGTCGGCCGCCTGGTTGGTCGCCACCCGGCTGGGCGTGTCGGTGGTGCCGCTCAGCGGCGTGGTGGAGGTGCCGGCCACCCGGCAGACCCTGCGTCAGGCGCTGGCCGGGCTCGGCCACCCGTACCTCGTGCTCCGCCTGGGGGTCGCGGACCCGGCCCACACCGGCCCGCCGCACACCCCGCGACTGCCCCGCGAGCAGGTGGTGGACACCTCCGCGGTGGCCGGCGACGCGGCGTAG
- a CDS encoding diacylglycerol kinase family protein — protein sequence MDGGWDKGALRSAVVLNPVKVADQDALRRTVGDTLAAAGWPEPLWFETTADDPGRGQTEQALAAGVDVVFACGGDGTVRACVDALVGTEVVLAVLPQGTGNLLAANLGLSDDLAAGLAVAVERGRRLLDVGEVDGHHFAVMAGMGFDAQMLAATSETTKRRIGWPAYVVGATRHLRDRPMKVRIRLDDQPPLRRRARSVLVANVGRLQGGLTLLTEAEPDDGYLDVAVLTPRTLRHWLSLGWAVLRRAERVPRMEVYRARRVEISSNRNQPRELDGDLIEPGRTLRAQIRRRALWLCVPRPERAPDLAEDATAAAERGERLVEEGHP from the coding sequence GTGGATGGTGGATGGGACAAGGGCGCGCTGCGCAGCGCGGTGGTGCTCAACCCGGTCAAGGTGGCGGACCAGGACGCGCTGCGCCGTACGGTCGGCGACACGCTCGCGGCAGCCGGCTGGCCCGAGCCGCTCTGGTTCGAGACCACCGCGGACGATCCCGGCCGGGGTCAGACCGAGCAGGCTCTCGCCGCCGGCGTCGACGTGGTCTTCGCCTGCGGCGGCGACGGCACCGTACGGGCCTGCGTCGATGCCCTGGTCGGCACCGAGGTGGTGCTCGCCGTCCTGCCGCAGGGCACCGGCAACCTGCTCGCGGCCAATCTGGGACTCTCCGACGACCTGGCCGCCGGGCTGGCGGTGGCCGTCGAGCGCGGGCGGCGGCTGCTCGACGTCGGTGAGGTGGACGGGCACCACTTCGCGGTGATGGCCGGTATGGGCTTCGACGCCCAGATGCTGGCCGCCACCAGCGAGACGACCAAGCGGCGGATCGGCTGGCCGGCGTACGTGGTGGGAGCCACCCGACACCTGCGGGACCGGCCGATGAAAGTACGGATCCGCCTCGACGACCAGCCGCCACTGCGCCGCCGCGCCCGCTCGGTGCTGGTCGCCAACGTCGGTCGGCTCCAGGGCGGGCTGACCCTGCTCACCGAGGCCGAGCCGGACGACGGCTACCTCGACGTCGCCGTGCTCACCCCCCGGACGCTGCGGCACTGGCTCTCGCTCGGCTGGGCGGTGCTGCGCCGAGCCGAGCGGGTGCCCCGGATGGAGGTGTACCGCGCCCGCCGAGTGGAGATATCCAGCAACCGGAACCAGCCGCGCGAGTTGGACGGCGACCTGATCGAACCCGGCCGCACCCTGCGGGCGCAGATCCGGCGGCGGGCGCTGTGGCTCTGCGTACCGAGGCCGGAGCGGGCACCCGACCTGGCCGAGGACGCGACGGCCGCCGCCGAGCGGGGTGAGCGCCTGGTCGAGGAGGGGCACCCGTGA
- a CDS encoding HTH domain-containing protein — translation MSQATELAAAAGSTDPRVGLRAVRALRRLLERLEVVQVDNARRQGWSWQEIADALEVSRQAVHKKHAGRPAVGSSWEA, via the coding sequence ATGAGTCAGGCAACGGAACTCGCGGCCGCGGCCGGCAGCACCGACCCGCGGGTCGGCCTGCGCGCGGTCCGCGCCCTGCGCCGGCTGCTCGAACGGCTTGAGGTGGTCCAGGTGGACAACGCCCGACGGCAGGGCTGGTCCTGGCAGGAGATCGCCGACGCGCTCGAGGTCAGCCGGCAGGCGGTCCACAAGAAGCACGCCGGGCGACCGGCGGTCGGATCCTCCTGGGAGGCGTGA